TTTCCCTTTCATTTAAGTCAATCCGTCAGCCTGTCAATAATGATTTATTACACCCAATGAATAAAGCAAAATTATTACATATTAAATCATAATTTCAACAGTGAATAATACGTCAAACTTGATAATAAAAGAATCCCCTTCCACAGATGAATCTTGCTTCTAAATTACAGAACGCCACCTTATTGTTATTGATAGACTTTCTGGATCTGCAGGCCAATGTTGCATCCAAACCATAGCAGAGCACTTTAGTGTCACTTAGACTATCAGGACGTTCTGAtgagaaattaaaaaatgtaactccTCTAGGAAGTCCCACCAGCTGTGTTTCCTTTAACTTCTAATTTCTAGAATGATCCCACCGGTATGGTTGATACCATAATCATATAGTATAAAATATATCAAGCCCTTCATGATATTGATTGTTAAATAGCTTGAGATTGTATGTATTGTTTATATTGAATGCACCTGCAGGTTTGATTTAAATACAAGTGCAAACAGTTGTATGAAGCGCGGCACCATCATTTCTAAACCGCAGACATCTTTAGGATACATCTGATCCAGTTTTATACACAATACGTAATTGCATGCACTGAATAGTTCTCTAATCTAGACAGTTGCACAACTAAATAAAAGGTCCTTTGAGATGGAGCCCCATTCTTCTTGATGCCAGCTCCTTTCAGCACAAATCACTCAAAGCAAAATATCAGGGGTATTTCATGCCTTGAACCCACTCAAACTCAATGATATAAAACTTGACACACGTAGCATTAGTGTTTTAGAAAGTAGTTGCTCTGTTCTGCAATATCTAGTTCCTGCTAAGAAAATTCAATGGAACTGCAGAATTTTAATAAATCTGAGCCAGCCTTTTGGGATCGTTGATTCAAGtggatttaaatatttatatatatcagGTTCCAATGTGGCTATTAAAACATCATCATTGAACTCCAGCTTATCGGGTTTTTGAGTTTAGTTTTCCAGCCTAAAACCTTTTTATGTGGAAAACAAGGCAGGAAATGACCTTTTGTGATATGACTTTTTCTGCTGGTTATTCTatgacacacgcgcacacacacacacacacacggatatatatatatctacatgCACAAATACACCAAACGCTGCTTTCTTAATGTCCctgataaaaaacaaatgagaaatcaGTCAtgctatcattttttttattattgtgttCAATTATGTATGTCAGCTTCATtctcacctttttgttttttagtctTCCTTGCTTCCTCAGCATATTTCCGTTTTTCGTCCCCctgacaaccccccctcccgccccccctcctgctgtTCTCTCCTTAGTCAAACTCAGAGAAGTCCTCATGTGTTTTACCGCCATGACCTGATCAACCAGCTACAGCATAACCACGCTCTTGTCACCCTGGTGGCTGAGAACCTTTCTGCTTACATGGAGACCATGAGGCAGTTCTCCAAAGGTACGTAGTTGCAGTGCCGCGGTTATGTCGCATGCGTGCGTGCGGTCTGCAGTCTAACGGGTATGTGTGTGCTTTTACAGAAGAGCAGGCTGAGTTTGACCCTCAGACAGTCAGACCAGGAAGCCGCTACAGCCATGTGCAGGAAGTACAGGAGCGACTCAACTTCCTGAGGTACGTCATACCACGTTTTAATAGAAACTGCCTTAGTTATCAATCATATTCTGCATTAAAAGAGGCTTAACTTTGATCAGGATCAAATACCTCATCATGTGTTGGATCTGCTGCATTGTTTCTAGATCTTTTCAGTCACAGTCattgtaaaaaaacagcagctacACATTACATCTGCAGTCGCGTCCTTCATCTACTGAGCCACTCCATTAAAGTAGCTTGTTCAAGGACAAGCATGGGTAATTGGGGAGGAGCAAGTGGTACCCAGTGACTTCACCCCACCACCTACTATGATTCAAGTCTGGGAGAAACTAAATGACCGCCACAAGCATGCTTCTTTAACCTTCCAGCCACCAGTCCCTGTTATTGATTTCCCTCTTTATTTCAGGTTTTTGCTGAAAGACGGTCAGCTGTGGCTGTGTGCCCCTCAGGCAAAGCAGATCTGGAAGTGTTTGGCTGAGAACGCAGTGTTTCTCTGCGACAGAGAGGCCTGCTTCAAATGGTACGTTTTGATTTAAGGAATTccttacattttgaaaaagcagAATGCGTGTGTTTTTGAATGCTATATTTCCTTTTCCCCTGCCACCCAATAGGTACTCCAAGCTGATGGGCGATGAACCAGACCTGGACCCGGACATCAATAAAGACTTCTTTGAGAACAACGTTCTACAGTTGGACCCGTCTCTGCTGACGGAGAATGGCATGAAATGCTTCGAAAGGTTCTTCAAGGCTGTCAACTGCAGGGAGGGCAAGCTAGTGGCAAAGCGCAGGGCCTACATGATGGATGACCTGGAACTAATAGGCTTGGACTACCTCTGGcgggtgaggagagaaacaCTGCAATGGGCACACGCAGCCAGAGTTTACTCGGAGGGAAGCCGAATAGCGCAAAACATTTTTggcagtttgttttatttttgttgtatacTTTTTTATTAGCTTTTAAGAAACCCTTTGAAACCATCAAACTGAAAAAGCCATCTTAATTTAGTCACTTTGAGCACTATGTAAACCAATCTAAGTTTGCATGTCACAGAGAAGAAAAGCAATAGCCCTTGTTGGGAAACAAATTAGTGAGGATTAAGTTCTGACAGCATAACCAGGTACCGTGTGTGGTCCTGTTGTCCCCAAATAAAACTCAGTCAACGTAATTCCTTTCATTACCTAAGAAGATGGTATGTAGAACAACCTATTCCGAGAACACCTATCCGCCTAAATAAAGCCTTCCTCTGTCCCATAAAACATCTGAATTTGCTATGTTGCTTCTTACATTAGAAGGTTTGTGGCACTTAGTCGGGGTGATTAGGCATTTATTTCCAAAGACTTTGTCTTCATCCATTGTTGCTTGGTTTGAACCTCATTTGAAAGCAGTGGTTCACTACTACACACTTGTAGTCAAAGGACTTGACAATAAGGTATGAGTGGCACGgcatgtgtttttcttcccccGGACCCTTTCTGATTTGTCTGTTTGACATTCTTTCGCAAGAGATAAAACATCAATCCGGTAGTGCATTGCTCCGGGACTAATCTTGTAACAGGATACAATGCTGTCCCATAACCGCCTGGTGAAGAGCTAGTGCTGTTTGGAGCTCCGGAGCTAACGTTAAGAGATTCCATTAAATGGTGCTCATGCTCGATTCAGAAGGAGAACGCGTTCTCTGGAAGAACACTTAAACCAGAGGCCCGAGAAGCTCAATTCAGTTAGAAGCGGActtttcagacttttttttgaggggggagggggtgggtaTTATCATATGGGATACACTGTTTTATTCAACGTTCATGTTTTCATTGTTCAGTGAATAAAGTTCTCAAAAATGGTCAAAAACTTTCTGCTTGCAGAACATTTCGCATGCATGCAGACATGTTCGCATGCATGTCTGCTTATAACAAGGTAAACACTGCATAATTACCTCAATTTCCAGCTAATCCCCGTATATTCccatggaaagtttccaactttgaatattCACCGAATTTTGCCACCCTTGTCAGACCCGAGTTTTGGGATCCATTCCCCTCCCTGAGCCTTCGCCCTCCTTGAGTACGAGTGGACAATGAGCACTTCACTAAAGTGCTTCGTAGCGCCACGGACATGACTGCATGAGCGTGAAAGTCAAGTATGACGTATGAATTCATTCGTTCTAtattccctcctctctcccaggTGGTAATTCAGGGAAGCGATGACATCGCCAGCCGAGCCATAGACCTGCTGAAGGAGATCTACACCAACCTCGGACCAAAACTACAAGTCAATCAGGTAGATTGGTCGCTGTGTTTCAGTCGGAGCATACCTTTCTTCTGCTTAGGctattttgtttcttcatttttttttttccacatctgATTTGCTTCTTTCCAAATATAACTATTTAAAATCATTTGATGTGGTAAATTGTGTATCTTGAATGGTGTACCGGTTTCCTTTCAGGTTGAAATTCATGAAGATTTCATCCAGTCCTGTTTTGACCGTCTGAAGGCGTCCTACGACACGCTGTGTGTGTTGGATGGAGACAAAGACAGCATCAACTGCGCCCGTCAGGAGGCCATCCGCATGGTGCGAGTTCTCACTGTGCTCAAAGAGTACATCAATGAGTGTGACAGCGATTACCACGAGGAGAGGACTATACTTCCTATGTCAAGGTACAGCCACAAGATCAACCTGATGGATCACCCGGAGGTCCCTGTAATTCTCTATAAGTCTCTCATTGAAACACCTGTTTGTTTCTGCCAGTGACATTAGAAAAGGTGCCACGTCTTTGCTCTTTCAGCAAAACTTCAAGGTATCATGTtttccgttttttctttttttgcagagcCTTCCGAGGGAAGCATATCACATTGATCGTCCGCTTCCCCAACCAGGGGCGCCAGGTGGACGACTTGGACATCTGGTCACACACCAATGACACAATCGGTTCGGTCAGGCGGGGCATCCTCAATCGGATCAAAGCCAACGCAGCACACACAAAGATAGAGCTTTTCATCGGTGGGGAGGTTGTTGACCCAGCCGACGACAGGAAGCTGATTGGGCAGCTCAATTTGAAGGACAAAACGGTGAGACAGTTGCAAAAGCTCAAGCGGTTACATATTAATACCcaatagctttttttttaaacttttttaaaataagaattaaagaattaaattaaaaacgattaaatgtttctttttagaACAGAATTTacacaatattatttttttcatgtgtaGCTGATCACGGCCAAGCTGACGCAGGTGAGTGCCAACATGCCTTCAAGCCCGGACAGCTCATCTGACTCGTCCACTGGTTCCCCTGGTAACCACGGTAACCACTACAGCGATGGCCCTAACCCTGAGGTGGAGAGCTGTCTTCCTGGTGTGGTGAGTTAACGGCACACAGATACTGGAGTCTGCAACATTTAAGGAACCTTATTTGTTGAAGTATTCTTCCTTAAAATCCAGCCCCAGAAAATGCTGAAATCTGAAACGGCAGCTCGTTGAGCTTCTGCCCTGATGTCGAATCGTGTTTTGTGTTCCAACCCCTGTGTCAATAACACTGTGATCTATGACACTGCGGGTTGATCAGCAGGTGAACAGCATTACTGTTAACACGCCTCTGCCCTGTTTCACAGATCATGTCCCTGCATCTGCGCTACATCTCCTTCCTGTGGCAGGTGGCCGACCTGGGCTGCAACCTCAACATGCCGCTGCTCCGAGATGGAGCTCGAGTTCTCATGAAACTCATGCCCCCAGGTATACAGGAACCTGTGCTCTCCATATTGTCCAGCCAATTAAGGCGTGGAAATATTAAACGACTCACCCGGACGATCCTTATGTTCTGTCCTGTGTGCGCTCTAGATAATACCACGGTGGAGAATCTGCGAGCTGTGTGTCTGGACCACGCCAAGCTCGGGGAGAACAGCCTCAGTCCCTCGTTGGACTCTCGCTTCTTCGGCCCCTCACCCTCACAAGTGCTCTACCTCATCGAGGTGGGTCGCAGTTTGCTACTGCTTCACATGTGATAGATTATGTTCTCTTGACTGGCCTGTGAAGTAGCATAGAACCATTGTGGGCGGAATGGCGTTTTAACAGCAGGAGTAAAACTCCATTATGAATTATGCCAAGGTGACCAGGATATGCCACTGATCCGGTTTCGGTCCATGTCTGTTGATCTATAAAAATCCTCACACTCATCTTTGCCATGTTCCAGGTTGTTTATGCTTTGCTGATGCCAGCCAGTGCCACTCTGGGCGAGGACGCCAGTGACTTCCAGTACAACTTCTTAAAGAGTGGTGGACTGCCACTGGTGTTGAGCATGCTCACCAGGAACAACTTCCTCCCATCGGCAGACATGGAGACACGCCGTGGAGCTTACCTCAATGCGCTTAAGATCGCCAAGCTCCTGCTTACCGCCGTAGGCTTCGGGCATGTGAAGGCTGTGGCAGAGGCCTGCCAGCCCAACGCCGAGGGAAATATTCCTGTCTCACCGGTTAGGACACACACAATTCAATGCGTACCTGTGTGGTTCTTCATCTCCAACTCGTAATAATCTCTTTCCACGCTGCCATCTCCTTCCTTGCACTGTCAACAGATCAATCAGGCCACTCACGACCAGGCCCTGGTCCTCCAGAGTGCCCTGCAAAACATCCCTAATCCGGCCTCAGAATGCATGCTGCGCAATGTAGCCATCCGCCTGGCCCAGCAGATCTCTGATGAGGTCACAGAAAATGTAAGGAAATGGTTGGAGgtttgtaagaatagaatagcGGGAACTAGTGATAGTAATGCATTTTAGACAATAGTTTTTCATGGCACTATTGACAAAGAGATGACAATCTTATGGGACTACTTTTTTCACCAGAATTTCTTCCAGGCATCGAAGTACATCCCAGACATCTGTGTGATCCGAGCGGTACAGAAAATAGTGTGGGCATCAGGCTGTGGCACAGTGCAGCTCGTCTTCAGTTCAAATGAAGATATTAGCAAGATATACGAGAAGGTAAGTTCCCTTTGAATGTCGCTCCTTGTGAGGGTTTCagatctttgtttgtttgtagttCAGTTCTTTAAGCATAAGTAGCACATTAGAGGAGCAGTTGTGCACCACAGCGTTCCATAATAGATGCAGACAGTAAAAGCTTGCGGTACAACCAAGAGACAAAGTGCTCTTGCTGGGCTTTGTGGACTTTCAAGGGATAAGCAATGTCAAAAATACAACGCAGAGTATTTATTGTTCTTATTTCTCATCAGACCAATGCAGCTAAGGAGCCAGATGGGGAGGATGAGCAGGTGTGTTGCGAGGCCCTGGAGGTGATGACTCTGTGTTTTGCCCTCATGCCCACGGCTCTGGACACACTCAGCAAGGAGAAGGCTTGGCAGACCTTCATCATTGACCTGCTGCTACACTGCCACAGCAAGTAAGTACACCAGTCTGGCTTCCACGGCCAAAAGCAAAATTCCACTGACCTCCTCAACTCCAGCCGTTCATAGTTTTGATATTGTGATGTTGATAACTGTGTTCCACAGATCTGTGCGGCAAATGGCCCAGGAGCAGTTTTTCCTGATGGCGACTAGGTGCTGTATGGGTCATCGacccctcctcttctttatcACCCTCCTCTTCACCGTGCTGGGGGTGAGTGGCTATTGCCTCATCGATTGTCCGTGTTAATTGTTATAGTACATCACTCTAGTGTCAGAACGGTTAACTGCTCACAATACCCTAATTTTAAATTGCCCTGTGTCCAGAGTACAGCAAAGGAGCGAGCCAAACATGCTGGAGACTACTTCACTTTACTTAGACACCTTCTCAACTACGCctacaacagcaacatcaaccTGCCAAACGCTGAGGTGCTGCTCAACAACGAGATCGACTGGCTGAAGCGGATACGGGTAAAGCAGCCTGTTCATCGCTTTTTTCATCCCATGTGTTGTATTACGCACCGTATCAACGATGTAGCTCAGTGCGGCGGCAGATTTAATGGTACATGTCTCATGAACCAGGATGAGGTCAAGAGGACAGGGGAGACCGGTGTGGAGGAGACCATCCTGGAGGGTCACCTCGGGGTTACCAAAGAGCTTCTGGCCTTCCAGACACCAGAGAAGAAGTATTACATTGGCTGTGAGAAAGGAGGAGCTAATCTTATAAAGGTGAAACAAACCACACCTGAACATGTCATTACAGTTTCCTTTCTAATAACAGTACTCTGAGTaacgtttcctcctcctttatTAGGAGCTGATTGACGACTTCATCTTCCCGGCATCCAATGTCTACCTGCAGTACATGAAGAGTGGGGAGTTCCCCACGGAGCAGGCCATCCCAGTGTGCAGCACCCCTGCCTCCATCAACGCCGGCTTTGAGCTCCTGGTAGCACTGGCCGTCGGATGCGTCCGCAACCTCAAACAAATAGTCGACACCCTGACTGACATGTACTACTTGGGTATGTACACAGCGGTATGGCAGGTCCACTCGATGGATTGTAAACTACATCATGCATGAGGGTCTTGTCCCTTCTCCTTCCGCTCTCAGGCTGCGAGACGCTGACAGAATGGGAGTACCTGCCTCCGGTGGGGCCGCGGCCCAACAAAGGCTTCGTAGGTCTGAAGAACGCCGGAGCCACCTGCTACATGAACTCTGTCATTCAGCAGCTGTACATGATCCCTCCGATCCGCAACGGCATCCTGGCCATCGAGGGCACAGGCACCGATGTGGATGATGACATGTCGGGGGATGAAAAGCAGGAGAATGAGGTAAAGCATGGGGGGGTGGTGTTGTGCTTAATTTACCAATCCTGTCATCATTTTCCACATTACATTTGAGTCTTGTGTCCCTGTCCACACAATGGACATGCGGTGGAAAATAGTAATTAACATTTTTTCCTCTGTATGTTTGGTCTCTACAGAGTAACGTGGATCCTCGCGACGAGGTGTTCAGCTACCACCATCAGTTTGACGATAAACCCTCCAGTAAGTCGGAAGACAGAAAAGAGTACAACATTGGGGTACTTCGTCACCTGCAGGTCATCTTTGGACACCTGGCTGCGTCCAGACTTCAGTACTATGTCCCCAGGGGATTCTGGAAACAGTTCAGGTATTGCTCAGACACTCGGTAATGAATGTTCCTGCTTGGCAGTTGCCGGTGTCTTACCGTCTCATCTCCGTACCATCTGTCGTAGGTTATGGGGTGAGCCGGTGAACTTGCGGGAGCAGCACGACGCGCTGGAGTTCTTCAACTCTTTGGTGGACAGTCTGGACGAAGCCCTTAAAGCCCTGGGCCACCCCGCCATGCTGAGCAAGGTGCTGGGCGGGTCCTTTGCCGACCAGAAGATCTGTCAGGGATGCCCCCACAGGTGAGTGCGGTCCTCCCGTGCGCCGTCCCTAGAATAATAAAACTTGTGTTGTCACACTGCTAATGATGTTTTGCGTTGCCAGGTATGAGTGTGAGGAGTCGTTCACAACACTCAACGTGGATATTCGAAACCACCAGAACCTGCTGGACTCGATGGAGCAGTATGTCAAAGGAGATCTTCTTGAGGGAGCGAACGCCTACCACTGTGAAAAGTGCAATAAGAAGGTGAGAATGAAGCCCCCCCGATAGTTGAATGCAATAACGAAGTCCCATGGTATCACTTTAACTTTGACATGTTCTCTCTTGGCCAGGTGGACACGGTGAAGCGCCTGCTGATCAAGAAGCTGCCGCCCGTCCTGGCCATCCAGCTGAAGCGCTTCGACTACGACTGGGAGAGGGAGTGCGCCATCAAGTTCAACGACTACTTTGAGTTCCCCAGGGAGCTGGACATGGAGCCGTACACGGTAGCTGGTGTGGCAAAGCTCGAGGGCGACGACGTCAACCCGGAGAACCAGGTGATCCAACAGAACGAGCCCTCCGAGCCCACGCCGCCCGGCAGCTCCAAGTACCGCCTGGTTGGAGTGCTGGTCCACTCGGGCCAGGCCAGCGGCGGCCACTACTACTCCTACATAATCCAGAGGAACGGTGGGGACGGCGAGAAGAACCGCTGGTACAAGTTCGACGACGGCGACGTGACCGAGTGCAAGatggacgacgaggaggagatgaagaaccAGTGCTTCGGAGGGGAATACATGGGCGAGGTGTTCGACCATATGATGAAGAGAATGTCGTACCGGAGGCAGAAGCGCTGGTGGAACGCCTATATCCTGTTCTACGAGCGCATGGACTCACTGGACAAAGACAGCGAGCTGGTCAAATACATCTCTGAGTTGACCATCTCCTCCACCAAGCCTCACCAGGTCAAGATGCCCGGCGTCATCGAGTGCAGCGTCCGCAAGCAGAACGTCCAGTTCATGCACAACCGAATGCAATACAGCCTGGAATATTTCCAGTTCATTAAGAAACTTCTGACCTGTAACAGTGTCTATTTAAACCCTCCTCCAGGTAGGCTCCTATCCTCAGTGTGTGCTGCTGATTCATGAATCAGTGGATTATGTATTATTGTATATTCATTGACTAGGACAAAATGAATCTAGGTTAACATCAACCAAAACCAAAGGGTGGaatgttttggaaaatgtgTGGCTAGTTTCACTTTTGCTTTTCCATTTCACCAGGTAAGTTTTCTCACTGCAATTAAACACCTCTGAAAAAAGGTGTAGAAAACTTGTTACAAAGTACTCGTAAACAATATCAAGTAGGTTATCATAAGGAGCCGCACAAGTACTTGGTGTTAATGTCTGTTGCTTTAAGCTGGTTCAGCCCTTCGTGTGTTGCACATAACTCCTCATGACTCTGCATATCCACAAGGAGGAAGTCTGCTTCCTAGCTCCTCTTAGCAATATAGCAGCAGCCATTCTGATTGTATCCCTACACTTTGTCCTGCGTCTCTCAAATCTATTTCAAGTTCTGTAAATGTACAGCATCCCAGTAGAAATAATTGGTGGTCAGTAGCGTTTAGAACAGGCTTCCCAGAAATGCTCTGCctctttaaatgtattattaatagAGCCACCGCCCCGTAATGTTCCACAGGAAAATTCATTTTTGAGGGCAGTCACTAGTATATTTTTGTGTCCATTAAGGATAagtttgtgtggttttattttttattgcgtTTCAGCAGGAGCAAAGAAACATGAAAAagtattgatttgatttttagaCTATTATTCTTTTAGACGGTGAAAGTGtgatgataatatatatatatatatatataatatatatatatatatatatatatatatatatatatatataaatatatatatataatatatatatatcaaatctATCCTCTTAGTTCACTGGATTGAAGAAGGATTAATTCAGTGTCTTTTTACCACAGTGATGAGATCCATACGTTATTGCAGTCACAGTATTTGTGTTCTCCAGCACATCAGACTTTGATGGAAACAATGACTGGAGTAGACGTGCTGACAGCTTACATTTGAAAGAAGTTTACATCGCG
The window above is part of the Gasterosteus aculeatus chromosome 16, fGasAcu3.hap1.1, whole genome shotgun sequence genome. Proteins encoded here:
- the usp9 gene encoding ubiquitin carboxyl-terminal hydrolase 9X isoform X12; translated protein: MTATTRGSPVGGNDSQGQAPDAQSQPPLPQNQASSPNSSNENSPVSPPDEQGQGDGLPQPEEEEPAFPHTDLAKLDDMINRPRWVVPVLPKGELEVLLEAAIDLSKKGLDVKCEACQRFFRDGLTISFTKILTDEAVSGWKFEIHRCIINNTHRLVELCVAKLSQDWFPLLELLAMATNPHCKFHIYNGTRPSETVPAGAQMADDELFARPPDPRSPKGWLVDLINKFGTLNGFQMLHDRFMSGQALNVQIISALIKAFGQCYEFLTLHTVKKYFLPVIEMVPQFLENLTDEELKKEAKNEAKNDALSMIIKSLKNLASRVPGQEETVKNLEIFRLKMILRLLQISSFNGKMNALNEVNKVISSVSYYTHRHNPEEEEWLTAERMAEWIQQNHILSIVLRDSLHQPQYVEKLEKILRFVIKEKALTMQDLDNIWAAQAGKHEAIVKNVHDLLAKLAWDFSPEQLDHLFDCFKASWTNASKKQREKLLELIRRLAEDDKDGVMAHKVLNLLWNLAHSDDVPVDIMDQALSAHIKILDYSCSQDRDTQKIQWIDRFIEELRTNDKWVIPALKQIREICSLFGEAPQNLSQTQRSPHVFYRHDLINQLQHNHALVTLVAENLSAYMETMRQFSKEEQAEFDPQTVRPGSRYSHVQEVQERLNFLRFLLKDGQLWLCAPQAKQIWKCLAENAVFLCDREACFKWYSKLMGDEPDLDPDINKDFFENNVLQLDPSLLTENGMKCFERFFKAVNCREGKLVAKRRAYMMDDLELIGLDYLWRVVIQGSDDIASRAIDLLKEIYTNLGPKLQVNQVEIHEDFIQSCFDRLKASYDTLCVLDGDKDSINCARQEAIRMVRVLTVLKEYINECDSDYHEERTILPMSRAFRGKHITLIVRFPNQGRQVDDLDIWSHTNDTIGSVRRGILNRIKANAAHTKIELFIGGEVVDPADDRKLIGQLNLKDKTLITAKLTQVSANMPSSPDSSSDSSTGSPGNHGNHYSDGPNPEVESCLPGVIMSLHLRYISFLWQVADLGCNLNMPLLRDGARVLMKLMPPDNTTVENLRAVCLDHAKLGENSLSPSLDSRFFGPSPSQVLYLIEVVYALLMPASATLGEDASDFQYNFLKSGGLPLVLSMLTRNNFLPSADMETRRGAYLNALKIAKLLLTAVGFGHVKAVAEACQPNAEGNIPVSPINQATHDQALVLQSALQNIPNPASECMLRNVAIRLAQQISDEVTENNFFQASKYIPDICVIRAVQKIVWASGCGTVQLVFSSNEDISKIYEKTNAAKEPDGEDEQVCCEALEVMTLCFALMPTALDTLSKEKAWQTFIIDLLLHCHSKSVRQMAQEQFFLMATRCCMGHRPLLFFITLLFTVLGSTAKERAKHAGDYFTLLRHLLNYAYNSNINLPNAEVLLNNEIDWLKRIRDEVKRTGETGVEETILEGHLGVTKELLAFQTPEKKYYIGCEKGGANLIKELIDDFIFPASNVYLQYMKSGEFPTEQAIPVCSTPASINAGFELLVALAVGCVRNLKQIVDTLTDMYYLGCETLTEWEYLPPVGPRPNKGFVGLKNAGATCYMNSVIQQLYMIPPIRNGILAIEGTGTDVDDDMSGDEKQENESNVDPRDEVFSYHHQFDDKPSSKSEDRKEYNIGVLRHLQVIFGHLAASRLQYYVPRGFWKQFRLWGEPVNLREQHDALEFFNSLVDSLDEALKALGHPAMLSKVLGGSFADQKICQGCPHRYECEESFTTLNVDIRNHQNLLDSMEQYVKGDLLEGANAYHCEKCNKKVDTVKRLLIKKLPPVLAIQLKRFDYDWERECAIKFNDYFEFPRELDMEPYTVAGVAKLEGDDVNPENQVIQQNEPSEPTPPGSSKYRLVGVLVHSGQASGGHYYSYIIQRNGGDGEKNRWYKFDDGDVTECKMDDEEEMKNQCFGGEYMGEVFDHMMKRMSYRRQKRWWNAYILFYERMDSLDKDSELVKYISELTISSTKPHQVKMPGVIECSVRKQNVQFMHNRMQYSLEYFQFIKKLLTCNSVYLNPPPGQDHLLPEAEEIAMISAQLAARFLFSTGFHTKKVVRGPASDWYDALCILLRHSKNVRYWFAHKVLFAYPNRFSEYLLECPSAEVRGAFAKLIVFIAHFSLQDGPCPSPTASPGPSTQGCDNLSLSDHLLRAVLNLLRREVSEHGRHLQQYFNLFVMYANLGLAEKTQLLKLNVPATFMLVALDEGPGPPIKYQYAELGKLYTVVSQLVRCCDVSPRMQSSINGNPPLPNPYGDTNLTTPVMPVQQLVAEILFVRTSYVKKIIEDCSNSEETVKLLRFSCWENPQFSSTVLSELLWQVAYSYTYELRPYLDLLLQILLIEDSWQTHRIHNVLKGIPDDRDGLFDTIQRSKNHYQKRAYQCIKCMVALFSNCSVAYQILQSNGDLKRKWTWAVEWLGDELERRPYTGNPQYTYNNWSPPVQSNETSNGYFLERSHSARMTLAKACELCPEELKCTQGSPGKEPDEQEAPDDQDSSPPEDTSLYPHSPGTAQFQQNNHPHGQPYTGPAAQHMNNPQRPGPASAPTPGPSQTAPGPSPTPGPRAQENWESTEEVAPAPAPAPTPAPVPTTSTTPAPAQPKE